One stretch of Akkermansia sp. RCC_12PD DNA includes these proteins:
- a CDS encoding GDSL-type esterase/lipase family protein, producing MHPRLPLSLKAALLASCIFCPFITSASVSDGSLGNVMYVGDSITHGINSGSYRWALHKIFADNGISYSAAGINTGNYSGGVAAGISYGGRVFNNAHSSQASARAYEIAGRADGANYGRFNGSNINNWLGLSTEKTKGGTYTGQTFTGTAAPGTFFILAGTNDLLSDGNNGTLNDRLSTVTQNLLGDMDSIVGAMKTANSNAEIIVLSIPCWTQHSNGNSNATHQAVADYNESLKNWGRDKDGVTVIDVNQGIIDVASSTPFYGVRSMFNNPAGDGLHPNAQGDLLMAGNLAKGMGYAGRSAGQERKAAHELGVNFGQTPAITQQELTAKGFTANNVTISNNTINFNKSGSSTLTYNWGASQGQDKGYTVDFTLRLGNGATGGWDTTNNFSLNLGNGTLNVNEAYIQWGSTILYSKDMSANADSIRVAYVAGDNAHGLSAGYYVWLGDVLIGEAQTAAGGSSSGLTFSYSGTLDAILSNLALDGSLSYAPSSSGITGPEAIYLAHGGASALKPGMIEWTTDTGATAVAPAGADNTYNVRNSANSNIAVITGTGSTRLIHANSGAYGTAENRQDLWVTLGEGVISDNGWIGGHTSDDLYGDINLRFAEGSIGKSTVFGTVNAGTVHGDIYLEFSSSTGNFDTSFTAGEADRTSVAGAYATAVNGDITMVFNDGIFSHRIFGGVYTGSKTISGSTSLYINGGTFMNEIYAGNKTQGTIAQGTSLTITGTNAILGKADGDNWAWTLLCGGNKTSGTINGGTTITLKDIAATAGDGSEHKFDKYAGTIDGKGGGTVNGEKKLVFDHYTAGFLGTLQNFDKVQVTGNSDLALDKALGDTVASLTVDAGSTLRFNQDQGATLEITNNGTIRTSHNLTLKSADTGAGTYRVEGGTLDLAGQAVSGNISICEGALANTAGLGAGSVSISGITGNISLGGLEGGKLGSINMGSGTGTISGLTGHADLSGSDTQLRLSAANMGAEGTGIIQFNNADGSSLTLGELTLTLTADAVARLTAPGDYAFHITNAALHADPNNITLSEYNGMAWDITRTEGGRVIISFGQLDAMVIDSNTVKNVTSAATLGATPSVTNNGTLNIDLSQGTAPQDKATTIRYLAGTEAAALLNTGTDHDVIITLLNETSADPDKPGNTAYAGSILGSAQLVKDGERRLTIDGRITASALNVQQGELVLQNTKESSIISGALNVEQDAALTLNSASLAAADLTGSGSITLAGGGPAHHRQGHAFGPDAQRGHLRDRHPEAGQLQSGSRHGQQSGRKRAAPSGRRRPAPAGRLHDRPGRPAPGAGKRHAPPGGKRTSGTGLQRRENLLLQGKHHRYGRHRPPWGRHADHPLLRERQCGRQPYPSGRPPRAGRQGSGGGGHHRLQGHLHRQQHPGRLRTGRHGGPLPDEQHHGQHALHGLQRQTLPGRQPQPEGGPARADRQQRRRGGGPGLRRIAGPHRQHGNRLAQRRCPLGGHPGGKRLHPHQRNLPVHQRQHLRPRLRGGLGYPASIHHQRPLCGKRPGHGGRGQLDGGHGEPDLCRLCQPRL from the coding sequence ATGCATCCAAGATTACCCCTTTCCCTGAAAGCCGCGCTTCTGGCTTCCTGCATTTTCTGCCCCTTCATCACCTCCGCTTCCGTATCTGACGGCAGCCTCGGCAACGTCATGTATGTGGGGGACTCCATCACACACGGCATCAACAGCGGCTCCTACCGCTGGGCTCTGCACAAAATCTTCGCGGACAACGGCATTTCCTACAGTGCGGCGGGCATCAACACCGGCAACTACTCCGGCGGCGTGGCGGCGGGTATCTCCTACGGCGGCCGCGTATTCAACAACGCCCATTCCTCCCAGGCAAGCGCCCGCGCCTATGAAATCGCAGGACGCGCAGATGGTGCCAATTACGGACGCTTCAACGGTTCCAACATTAACAACTGGCTGGGCCTTAGCACGGAAAAAACAAAAGGAGGTACTTACACCGGACAAACGTTCACCGGCACCGCCGCCCCAGGCACCTTCTTCATCCTGGCCGGCACCAACGATCTTCTTTCCGACGGCAACAACGGCACGCTCAACGACCGCCTCTCCACCGTCACACAAAACCTGCTTGGAGACATGGATTCCATAGTGGGAGCCATGAAAACCGCCAATAGCAACGCGGAAATCATCGTCCTTTCCATCCCGTGCTGGACCCAGCACTCCAATGGCAATTCCAATGCGACCCACCAGGCCGTGGCCGACTACAATGAATCCCTTAAAAACTGGGGCCGGGACAAGGACGGCGTTACGGTCATTGACGTCAACCAGGGCATCATTGACGTGGCCTCATCCACCCCCTTCTACGGAGTCAGGTCCATGTTCAACAATCCTGCGGGGGACGGCCTGCATCCAAACGCCCAGGGCGATTTGCTGATGGCGGGAAACCTGGCCAAAGGCATGGGCTACGCGGGACGGTCAGCCGGACAGGAAAGGAAAGCCGCCCACGAGCTGGGCGTCAACTTTGGCCAGACGCCGGCTATCACCCAGCAGGAGCTGACGGCCAAGGGCTTTACTGCCAATAACGTCACCATCTCTAATAACACGATCAACTTCAACAAGTCCGGCAGCAGCACCCTGACCTACAACTGGGGTGCCTCCCAGGGGCAGGACAAAGGCTACACGGTGGATTTCACCCTGCGCCTGGGCAACGGTGCCACAGGCGGCTGGGACACCACAAACAACTTTTCCCTGAATCTGGGCAACGGAACGCTGAACGTCAATGAAGCGTACATCCAGTGGGGCAGCACCATCCTGTACTCCAAGGACATGTCCGCCAACGCGGACTCCATCCGCGTAGCCTACGTAGCGGGGGACAACGCTCACGGACTCAGCGCGGGCTACTACGTCTGGCTGGGAGACGTCCTGATCGGGGAAGCGCAGACGGCGGCAGGGGGCAGCTCCTCCGGCCTCACCTTCAGCTATTCCGGCACGCTGGATGCCATCCTGTCCAATCTGGCATTGGACGGCTCTCTCTCCTACGCTCCCTCCTCCAGCGGCATTACCGGGCCGGAAGCCATTTACCTGGCTCATGGGGGAGCCTCCGCCCTGAAACCGGGCATGATTGAATGGACCACGGACACCGGCGCCACAGCCGTAGCGCCGGCGGGAGCCGACAACACGTACAATGTCCGCAACAGCGCCAACTCCAACATTGCCGTCATTACGGGAACGGGAAGTACCAGACTCATTCATGCCAACAGCGGCGCGTACGGTACTGCGGAAAACCGCCAGGACCTGTGGGTAACGCTGGGGGAAGGCGTCATAAGCGATAACGGCTGGATAGGCGGCCACACGTCAGACGACCTGTACGGGGACATCAACTTGCGCTTTGCGGAAGGTTCCATCGGCAAATCGACCGTCTTCGGCACGGTTAACGCCGGAACCGTCCACGGGGACATTTACCTGGAATTCTCCTCTTCCACCGGAAACTTTGATACCTCCTTCACTGCCGGGGAGGCGGACCGCACCTCCGTAGCGGGAGCCTATGCCACCGCCGTGAACGGAGACATTACCATGGTGTTCAATGACGGCATTTTCTCCCACCGCATCTTCGGCGGGGTTTACACGGGGAGCAAAACCATCTCCGGCTCCACCTCCCTTTACATCAACGGCGGCACGTTCATGAATGAAATTTATGCCGGGAACAAGACGCAGGGAACGATTGCCCAGGGAACCAGCCTGACCATCACGGGCACGAACGCCATTCTGGGCAAGGCTGACGGAGACAACTGGGCGTGGACGCTCCTGTGCGGCGGCAACAAAACCAGCGGCACCATCAACGGAGGCACCACCATCACCCTGAAGGACATTGCCGCCACTGCCGGAGACGGATCCGAACACAAATTTGACAAATACGCCGGCACGATTGACGGCAAGGGTGGCGGGACGGTGAACGGGGAAAAGAAGCTCGTCTTTGACCACTACACCGCCGGCTTCCTGGGAACGCTCCAGAACTTTGACAAGGTGCAGGTCACCGGCAACTCGGATCTCGCTCTGGACAAGGCGCTGGGCGATACGGTCGCCTCCCTGACGGTGGATGCAGGCTCCACCCTCCGGTTCAACCAGGACCAGGGGGCTACGCTGGAGATTACCAACAACGGCACGATTCGCACCTCGCACAACCTGACCCTCAAATCCGCAGACACCGGGGCCGGCACCTACCGGGTGGAAGGAGGCACGCTGGACCTGGCCGGACAGGCCGTCTCCGGAAACATATCCATCTGCGAGGGCGCTCTGGCCAACACGGCAGGTCTGGGAGCCGGCAGCGTCTCCATCTCCGGCATCACCGGAAACATAAGCCTGGGCGGGCTGGAGGGCGGCAAGCTGGGCTCCATCAACATGGGCAGCGGCACCGGCACCATCTCCGGCCTGACGGGCCATGCGGACCTCTCCGGCTCGGACACCCAATTGAGGCTTTCCGCCGCCAACATGGGCGCGGAGGGCACGGGAATCATCCAATTCAATAACGCGGACGGTTCCAGCCTCACGCTGGGAGAACTCACCCTGACGCTGACGGCGGATGCCGTGGCCCGGCTCACCGCTCCCGGAGACTATGCCTTCCACATCACCAACGCCGCTCTTCATGCAGACCCCAACAACATCACGCTGAGCGAATACAACGGCATGGCCTGGGACATTACCCGGACGGAAGGCGGCCGGGTGATCATCTCCTTTGGTCAGCTGGACGCCATGGTCATTGACAGCAACACCGTCAAAAACGTCACCTCCGCCGCCACCCTGGGAGCAACGCCCAGCGTCACCAACAACGGAACGCTCAACATTGACTTGTCCCAGGGGACTGCTCCCCAGGACAAGGCAACCACCATCCGCTACCTGGCCGGCACGGAAGCCGCTGCCCTTCTCAACACGGGCACGGACCATGATGTAATCATCACGCTGCTCAATGAAACCTCCGCAGACCCGGACAAACCCGGCAACACCGCTTACGCAGGCTCCATTCTGGGAAGCGCCCAACTGGTCAAGGACGGAGAACGGAGGCTGACCATTGACGGCAGAATCACCGCCTCCGCTCTGAACGTGCAGCAGGGGGAACTCGTGCTCCAGAACACAAAGGAAAGCTCCATCATCTCCGGCGCCCTGAACGTGGAGCAGGATGCCGCTCTGACGCTCAACTCAGCCTCCCTGGCCGCCGCGGACCTGACGGGCTCGGGCTCCATCACCCTGGCCGGGGGGGGCCCTGCTCACCATCGCCAGGGACACGCTTTCGGACCTGACGCTCAACGCGGCCATCTCCGGGACAGGCACCCTGAAGCTGGACAACTGCAATCTGGTTCTAGGCACGGGCAGCAATCTGGGAGAAAACGTGCTGCTCCATCTGGGCGGCGGCGGCCTGCGCCTGCAGGACGGCTCCACGATCGCCCTGGAAGGCCTGCACCAGGAGCAGGAAAACGGCACGCTCCACCTGGGGGCAAACGGACGTCTGGAACTGGCCTCCAACGACGGGAAAACCTACTCCTTCAAGGGAAACATCACCGGTACGGGCGCCATCGCCCACCGTGGGGAAGGCACGCAGATCATCCTCTCCTCCGGGAACGGCAATGTGGACGTCAGCCATACCCAAGTGGGCGGCCACCTCGTGCTGGGAGACAAGGATCTGGCGGCGGAGGGCACCATCGCCTACAGGGACATCTCCATAGGCAGCAACACCCGGGACGCCTCCGGACTGGACGCCACGGCGGACCTCTCCCTGATGAACAACACCACGGCCAACACGCTCTCCATGGCCTCCAACGGCAAACTCTACCTGGGCGGCAACCCCAGCCAGAGGGCGGTCCGGCTCGTGCTGACCGGCAGCAACGGCGGCGTGGCGGCGGACCTGGCCTCCGGCGCATCGCTGGACCTCACCGTCAACACGGAAACCGTCTCGCACAGCGCCGATGCCCGCTGGGCGGCCATCCAGGCGGAAAACGGCTCCATCCGCATCAACGGAACCTCCCCGTCCATCAACGTCAACATTTACGGCCTCGGCTCCGCGGGGGACTGGGCTATCCTGCCTCAATTCACCATCAACGCCCTCTATGCGGAAAACGGCCTGGTCACGGCGGACGGGGCCAGCTGGACGGCGGACATGGTGAACCTGACCTATGCCGGCTTTGCCAACCTCGTCTATGA
- a CDS encoding autotransporter outer membrane beta-barrel domain-containing protein, producing the protein MGASLQYVNDDLPRFNTWIEGEGGYRKLDDRMDESGYKLNTWGGTFGFDVTCSDSFVWGAAFSASYGDLDAYRANGNLDSYYGNLFLRLQSGRWAHNLILTYGWNDATLNRTAGVAGTDMYSMHGSTSGSSWGAFYEGTYDLYLNENRTSVFQPLVNGSIYKSRMDGFTETGGLGMSVEDMDSTYGTVGLGARLRGELSESLMGRASMGELRVQVVQNLGDRKTTAALAPVGAPGAGFRVNGAREGSTGVQIGAGLTIPVGYTGSLFADVNADLRSRANSLNGSIGYRLTF; encoded by the coding sequence ATGGGAGCCTCCCTGCAATACGTCAACGACGACCTTCCCCGCTTCAACACCTGGATTGAAGGGGAGGGCGGCTACCGCAAGCTGGATGACCGAATGGACGAATCAGGCTACAAGCTCAACACCTGGGGGGGCACCTTCGGCTTTGACGTCACGTGCAGCGACAGCTTCGTGTGGGGCGCGGCCTTCTCCGCCAGCTACGGGGATCTGGACGCCTACAGGGCCAACGGAAACCTGGACTCCTACTACGGCAACCTGTTCTTGCGCCTCCAATCCGGCCGCTGGGCCCACAACCTCATTCTCACCTACGGATGGAATGACGCCACCCTCAACCGCACGGCGGGCGTGGCGGGAACCGACATGTACTCCATGCACGGCAGTACCAGCGGCAGCAGCTGGGGCGCGTTCTATGAAGGCACGTATGACCTGTACCTGAACGAAAACAGGACTTCCGTCTTCCAGCCCCTGGTGAATGGCTCCATCTACAAGAGCCGGATGGACGGCTTTACGGAAACCGGAGGCCTGGGCATGAGCGTGGAGGACATGGACTCCACCTACGGCACGGTGGGGCTGGGCGCCAGGCTCCGCGGGGAACTCTCGGAAAGTCTGATGGGAAGAGCCTCTATGGGCGAACTGCGGGTGCAGGTTGTCCAGAACCTGGGCGACCGGAAAACCACCGCCGCGCTGGCGCCCGTCGGCGCGCCGGGAGCCGGCTTCCGTGTGAACGGGGCCAGGGAAGGCTCCACCGGCGTGCAGATAGGAGCCGGCCTCACCATTCCGGTGGGTTACACCGGCTCGCTCTTTGCGGATGTCAACGCCGACTTGCGCAGCCGTGCCAACAGCCTCAACGGAAGCATCGGTTACAGACTGACCTTCTAA
- a CDS encoding glutamate-5-semialdehyde dehydrogenase — translation MENPLEALGRAAVAASREMAALSPQEKTAALLLMAAGVRGAAERIIRENSLDMEEAGKNGRNAAFLDRLLLTPERVEHMARGMEQVAALPDPVGECIREWTRPNGLHIRQVRVPLGAIGFIYESRGSVTCDAASLCLKSGNAVILRGGSESLRTNRVLVAVLRKALAESAVPADALQLLDSGSREEVKQLCELDSCLNVIIPRGGKGLIRTVMEYARVPVLKHLDGICHVYVDAAADLKMALNILDDAKTQRPGVCNAAETLLVDAAVAERFLPMVAERMRQRGVECRVCGRSMPFFGPEAVPASEEDWSTEYEDLILSVKVADGVREAVEHINRYGSHHSDSIVTEDGKARDYFMSRVDSACVYHNCSTRFSDGEEFGFGAEIGIGTDKFHARGPMALRELTSYKYVIEGTGQVKDPSRMPDEVRSGPEEIS, via the coding sequence ATGGAGAATCCTCTTGAAGCCTTGGGACGCGCGGCAGTGGCCGCTTCCCGTGAAATGGCAGCCCTGAGTCCGCAGGAGAAGACGGCTGCCCTGCTCCTGATGGCCGCAGGCGTCCGGGGAGCCGCGGAGAGAATTATCCGGGAGAATTCCCTGGATATGGAAGAGGCGGGAAAGAACGGGCGGAATGCCGCGTTTCTGGACAGGCTGCTGCTGACTCCGGAGCGCGTGGAACATATGGCGCGCGGCATGGAGCAGGTAGCGGCCCTTCCCGATCCGGTGGGCGAGTGCATCCGGGAATGGACGCGCCCCAATGGACTGCATATTCGCCAGGTGCGCGTTCCTCTGGGGGCCATCGGGTTTATTTACGAGAGCAGGGGCTCCGTCACCTGTGATGCCGCCTCCCTGTGCCTGAAATCCGGGAATGCCGTTATTCTGCGCGGCGGCAGCGAGTCTCTGCGGACCAACAGGGTTCTTGTGGCAGTGCTGCGGAAAGCCCTTGCGGAGTCTGCCGTTCCGGCGGACGCCCTCCAACTTCTTGATTCGGGTAGCCGGGAGGAGGTGAAGCAGTTGTGCGAGCTGGATTCCTGCCTGAACGTGATTATTCCCAGGGGAGGGAAGGGGCTGATACGCACCGTAATGGAGTATGCCAGGGTTCCGGTGCTGAAGCATCTGGACGGCATTTGCCATGTGTATGTGGACGCCGCCGCGGATTTGAAGATGGCCCTCAATATTTTGGACGATGCCAAGACCCAGCGGCCGGGAGTCTGCAACGCGGCAGAAACCCTGCTGGTGGACGCTGCCGTGGCGGAACGGTTCCTCCCGATGGTGGCGGAGCGCATGCGCCAGCGTGGTGTGGAGTGCCGCGTGTGCGGGCGGAGCATGCCGTTTTTCGGGCCGGAAGCCGTTCCCGCGTCAGAGGAGGACTGGTCCACGGAGTATGAAGACCTCATCCTGTCCGTGAAGGTGGCAGACGGCGTCCGGGAGGCCGTGGAGCATATCAACCGCTACGGTTCCCACCACAGCGATTCCATTGTGACGGAGGACGGGAAGGCCCGCGATTATTTCATGAGCCGCGTGGACAGCGCGTGCGTGTACCACAATTGCTCCACGAGGTTCAGCGACGGGGAAGAGTTTGGATTCGGCGCGGAAATAGGCATCGGCACGGACAAGTTTCATGCCCGGGGGCCGATGGCCCTGCGGGAGCTGACCTCCTACAAATACGTGATTGAAGGCACCGGGCAGGTGAAGGACCCTTCCCGGATGCCGGATGAAGTCCGCTCCGGCCCGGAGGAGATTTCCTGA
- the proB gene encoding glutamate 5-kinase, with product MKIVVKVGTGVLTRENGTLDGSSIVHLVSALADLMQQGHQVVLVSSGAVGAGVSVLGLPSYPQELSLKQACAAVGQTRLMQTYENLFNHFDVDVAQLLLTADDLKSRRHHVQATVMRLFEHGGIIPIVNENDTVSVEELKFGDNDILSVHIVRMLEADALFILTSVDGLYPPGESREAIIHRVEDVDAVLAFAEEDRGRFSMGGMSAKLQAIREAVNAGVGTYMMNGRHPERIGLLLEGGREGAGTFFAPARKG from the coding sequence ATGAAGATCGTAGTGAAAGTAGGAACGGGCGTGCTGACCCGTGAGAACGGAACGTTGGACGGCTCTTCCATCGTGCATTTGGTGAGCGCCCTGGCGGATTTGATGCAGCAGGGCCACCAGGTGGTGCTGGTGAGTTCCGGCGCGGTCGGGGCGGGGGTTTCCGTACTGGGGCTTCCGTCCTATCCGCAGGAGCTGTCCCTCAAGCAGGCCTGTGCCGCGGTGGGGCAGACGCGGCTGATGCAGACGTATGAGAATCTTTTCAACCATTTTGACGTGGATGTGGCCCAGCTTTTGCTGACGGCGGACGATTTAAAGAGCCGCCGCCACCATGTTCAGGCCACGGTGATGCGCCTGTTTGAGCACGGAGGGATTATTCCCATCGTGAACGAGAATGACACCGTGTCCGTGGAGGAATTGAAGTTCGGGGACAACGATATTCTTTCCGTGCACATTGTCCGCATGCTGGAAGCGGACGCCCTGTTCATCCTGACGAGCGTGGACGGCCTGTATCCGCCGGGGGAAAGCCGGGAGGCCATCATCCACAGGGTGGAGGATGTGGATGCCGTTCTGGCGTTTGCGGAGGAGGACCGGGGCCGTTTTTCCATGGGCGGCATGAGCGCCAAGCTCCAGGCCATTCGGGAAGCTGTGAATGCCGGGGTAGGCACCTACATGATGAATGGCCGTCATCCGGAACGCATCGGGTTGCTGTTGGAAGGCGGCAGGGAGGGCGCAGGAACGTTTTTTGCACCTGCCAGGAAGGGATGA
- a CDS encoding catalase yields the protein MSDSKNLTTEAGAPVPDNQNVLTAGPRGPMLLQDVWFLEKLAHFDREVIPERRMHAKGSGAFGTFTVTHDITRYTKAALFSEVGKKTDLLVRFSTVAGERGAADAERDIRGFAIKFYTEEGNWDLVGNNTPVFFLRDPLKFPDLNHAIKRDPRTNLRSARNNWDFWSSLPEAFHQVTVVMSDRGIPASYRHMHGFGSHAFSMLNADNERFWVKFHLKTQQGIRNLTDEEAEAIVAKDRESHQRDLYESIEKGDFPRWTMYIQVMTQEQAKACSFNPFDLTKVWPHGDYPLMEVGVLELNRNPDNYFAQIEQAAFNPANIVPGIGFSPDKMLQGRLFSYGDAQRYRLGVNHNQIPVNAPRCPFHSYHRDGMMRVDDNAGGTLGYEPNSYGEWKQQPEFREPPLELDGAAWHWDFHEDDHDYYSQPRALFRLMTPEQREALYGNTARAMGDAPDFIKQRHIDHCMECDPEYGEGVARALGMFKG from the coding sequence ATGAGTGATTCGAAAAATTTAACTACCGAAGCCGGAGCTCCTGTTCCGGACAACCAGAACGTTTTAACGGCCGGTCCGCGCGGCCCCATGCTGCTGCAGGACGTCTGGTTTCTGGAGAAGCTGGCCCATTTCGACCGCGAGGTGATTCCGGAGAGGCGCATGCACGCCAAAGGTTCCGGAGCTTTCGGCACCTTTACCGTAACGCATGATATCACCCGGTACACGAAGGCGGCCCTGTTTTCAGAGGTGGGCAAGAAGACCGATCTCCTGGTCCGCTTTTCCACGGTAGCGGGGGAACGGGGCGCGGCGGATGCGGAACGGGATATCCGCGGTTTTGCCATCAAGTTTTATACGGAGGAGGGCAACTGGGACCTGGTAGGAAACAATACGCCCGTGTTTTTCCTGAGGGACCCGCTCAAGTTTCCGGACTTGAACCACGCCATCAAGCGCGATCCGCGCACCAATTTGCGGAGCGCCCGGAACAACTGGGATTTCTGGTCCTCCCTTCCGGAGGCTTTCCACCAGGTGACCGTGGTTATGAGCGACCGCGGCATTCCAGCTTCCTACCGGCACATGCACGGTTTCGGCAGCCATGCGTTCAGCATGTTGAACGCGGATAACGAGAGATTCTGGGTGAAGTTCCACCTGAAGACCCAGCAGGGCATCAGGAACCTCACGGATGAAGAGGCGGAGGCTATTGTCGCGAAGGACCGTGAAAGCCACCAGCGCGATTTGTATGAAAGCATTGAAAAGGGGGATTTCCCGCGTTGGACGATGTACATTCAGGTCATGACCCAGGAGCAGGCGAAGGCGTGTTCCTTCAATCCGTTTGACCTGACCAAGGTATGGCCGCATGGAGATTATCCGCTCATGGAAGTGGGCGTGCTGGAGCTCAACAGGAATCCGGACAATTATTTCGCCCAGATCGAACAGGCGGCGTTCAATCCGGCCAATATTGTGCCCGGCATCGGCTTTTCTCCGGACAAAATGCTTCAGGGTCGTCTGTTTTCTTATGGTGATGCGCAGCGTTACAGGCTGGGCGTGAATCATAACCAGATTCCCGTGAACGCACCCCGGTGCCCATTCCATAGCTACCACCGTGACGGCATGATGCGTGTGGACGACAACGCAGGCGGTACGCTGGGTTATGAACCGAACAGCTACGGAGAGTGGAAGCAGCAGCCGGAGTTCCGGGAGCCGCCGCTTGAGTTGGACGGAGCGGCCTGGCACTGGGATTTCCATGAAGACGACCACGATTATTATTCCCAGCCGCGCGCCCTGTTCCGCCTGATGACGCCGGAACAGAGGGAAGCTTTGTACGGCAATACCGCGCGGGCCATGGGTGATGCGCCGGATTTCATCAAGCAGCGCCATATTGACCACTGCATGGAGTGCGATCCCGAGTACGGGGAGGGCGTCGCCAGGGCCCTGGGCATGTTCAAGGGGTAG